One Solibacillus sp. R5-41 DNA segment encodes these proteins:
- the hsdR gene encoding type I restriction-modification system endonuclease — protein MIMSNFSFFKGDWEVLAKLGESAERNLYNDPHTSIIKLRLLGESIAKAVLASDNIRESYDTKQVDRLNTMKKEGLAEPEMLDIFHTLRRKGNSASHEASYGTTEEAKQLLALAYQIAIWFMEVYIDWEFVAPTYREPEREESSKELQLKVQALEEEIAKKEKELLKQLDTITDDAITKDVRVRRKEKSKLHIQKHRLSEAQTRVLIDDKLRAAGWIVDTEKYNHKKHKTMPEKNKNIAIAEWKVGSKYADYALFIGLQLVGIVEAKAKHRDIPAALESQTKVYAREIQPVEGTELLPPNGEYKVPFLYASNGRPYLKQLADQSGIWFWDSRNPTKHAHPLEGWHSPDDLKLLLDVDNKEANERLKNEDITKFGLRDFQQKAVLAAEAALMDGVRKMLLAMATGTGKTRTAIALMYRLIKAKKCRRILFLVDRNSLGQQTADVLKDSKMENDLSFTSIYDVKSLTDMTPDVETKVQIATVQGMVRRLFYSDNDQLPSVGQYDFIIVDEAHRGYTSDREMTEDELLFRDQNEYVSQYRRVIDYFDAAVLGLTATPALHTTEIFGSPIYKYSYTEAVLDGYLVDHEPPYLFETELKEHGIKFEKGEDVEVYDSDEGEIILEHLEDELKFEVEHFNKRVITEGFNRAILKNLVEDHLDPEGDEKTLIFAATDQHADSIVRLLKEAFAENGDDVSDDAIVKITGSIYHPNEMIKRFKNERYPNIVVTVDLLTTGIDVPTITNIVFLRRIKSRILYDQMLGRATRLCPDIGKTHFRIFDAVGIYNQLQQYTEMKPVVKQQNQTIGQLRDSFEQAETQDEAQHFLEQLVAKIQRKKQTLSDAAKKQFEQLTQGMTVDDWTKELKGYTPEKAKEHIVLFDYFETYKTQKELQVIAKHEDKVTDVKRGYGEGNERPADYLDGFVQFIRDNMNEIPALQIVCTRPKYLTRKDLREIEVILATKHFKEDHLQTAWKQAKNEEIAADIISFIRQAALGEALVSTEMRVKNAMSKVYSMHDWAPRQRKWLERIEKQLIEMPVLAPKPEDAFSEEPFKSQGGYTRLKKELGEELDQVVQIINDNLYVS, from the coding sequence ATGATAATGAGTAACTTTTCTTTTTTCAAAGGTGATTGGGAAGTATTAGCGAAGCTTGGTGAAAGTGCCGAGCGTAATCTATATAATGATCCGCATACTTCAATTATTAAATTACGCTTATTAGGTGAATCAATTGCAAAAGCTGTTTTAGCATCTGATAACATTCGTGAATCGTATGATACAAAGCAAGTAGACCGTTTAAATACCATGAAAAAAGAAGGCTTAGCAGAGCCAGAAATGTTAGATATATTCCATACGTTACGAAGAAAAGGGAATTCCGCTTCCCATGAAGCATCTTATGGTACGACAGAAGAAGCGAAACAATTATTAGCATTAGCGTATCAAATAGCAATTTGGTTTATGGAAGTATATATTGATTGGGAGTTTGTCGCACCTACATATAGAGAGCCAGAGAGAGAAGAAAGTTCTAAGGAGCTTCAATTAAAGGTGCAAGCTTTAGAAGAAGAAATTGCTAAGAAGGAAAAAGAACTCCTAAAGCAGCTTGATACAATCACAGATGATGCAATTACAAAAGATGTGCGTGTAAGACGTAAAGAAAAATCAAAGCTCCATATTCAAAAGCATCGTTTATCAGAAGCTCAAACACGTGTATTAATCGATGATAAATTGCGTGCGGCTGGTTGGATTGTTGATACAGAAAAATATAATCATAAGAAGCATAAAACGATGCCTGAAAAGAATAAAAATATAGCCATTGCTGAATGGAAAGTCGGTTCGAAATATGCGGATTATGCTTTATTTATCGGATTACAATTAGTCGGTATTGTTGAAGCAAAGGCGAAACATCGTGACATACCAGCAGCGCTTGAAAGCCAAACAAAGGTGTATGCACGTGAAATCCAACCAGTTGAAGGGACAGAACTATTACCTCCAAATGGTGAATATAAAGTGCCATTTTTATATGCATCAAATGGGAGGCCATATTTAAAGCAATTAGCTGATCAGTCAGGTATTTGGTTCTGGGACTCTCGCAACCCTACAAAGCACGCACATCCATTAGAAGGCTGGCATTCACCAGACGATTTAAAGTTATTATTAGATGTGGATAATAAAGAAGCCAATGAGCGTCTTAAAAATGAAGATATTACGAAGTTCGGATTACGTGACTTTCAACAAAAAGCCGTATTAGCAGCTGAAGCAGCACTGATGGATGGTGTTAGAAAAATGTTATTAGCAATGGCAACAGGTACAGGTAAAACACGTACCGCAATTGCTTTAATGTACCGCCTAATCAAAGCAAAAAAATGTCGTCGTATTTTATTCCTTGTAGACCGTAACTCCTTAGGGCAACAAACAGCCGATGTGTTAAAAGATTCGAAGATGGAAAATGATTTATCATTTACTTCTATTTACGATGTAAAGTCGCTTACAGATATGACACCAGATGTTGAAACAAAAGTTCAAATTGCGACCGTTCAAGGGATGGTAAGACGCTTATTTTATAGTGATAATGACCAATTACCTTCAGTAGGTCAATATGACTTTATTATAGTAGATGAAGCACATAGAGGATATACGAGTGACCGTGAGATGACAGAAGACGAGTTATTATTCCGCGATCAAAATGAATATGTAAGTCAATATCGTCGTGTAATCGATTACTTTGATGCAGCTGTTTTAGGGTTAACTGCTACTCCTGCGCTTCATACTACTGAAATTTTTGGTTCTCCGATCTATAAGTACTCTTATACAGAAGCTGTATTAGATGGCTATTTAGTCGACCATGAACCGCCATATTTATTTGAAACTGAATTGAAAGAGCATGGTATCAAATTTGAAAAAGGCGAAGATGTGGAAGTTTATGATTCAGATGAAGGTGAAATAATTTTAGAACACCTAGAAGATGAACTGAAATTTGAAGTTGAGCATTTTAATAAACGTGTTATTACTGAAGGGTTTAACCGCGCAATATTAAAAAATTTAGTTGAAGATCATCTAGATCCAGAAGGTGATGAAAAAACATTAATTTTCGCAGCAACAGACCAGCACGCTGATTCAATTGTACGCTTATTAAAAGAAGCATTTGCTGAAAATGGTGATGATGTTTCAGATGATGCAATCGTAAAAATTACAGGCTCTATTTATCATCCAAATGAAATGATTAAACGTTTTAAAAATGAGCGTTATCCAAATATTGTTGTTACAGTGGATCTCTTAACTACAGGCATCGATGTACCGACTATTACGAACATTGTATTTTTACGTCGTATTAAATCACGTATTTTATACGATCAAATGTTAGGACGAGCGACTCGATTATGTCCAGATATAGGTAAAACCCATTTCCGTATTTTTGATGCAGTCGGTATTTATAATCAATTGCAACAGTATACAGAAATGAAACCAGTCGTAAAACAACAAAATCAAACAATTGGACAACTACGTGATTCATTTGAACAAGCAGAAACTCAAGATGAAGCACAGCATTTCTTAGAACAGTTAGTTGCGAAAATCCAACGTAAAAAACAAACACTCAGTGATGCTGCAAAGAAACAATTTGAACAGCTTACTCAAGGTATGACAGTAGACGATTGGACAAAAGAGTTAAAAGGATATACGCCAGAAAAAGCAAAAGAACATATTGTGCTCTTTGATTATTTTGAGACGTACAAGACACAAAAAGAACTTCAAGTGATAGCTAAACATGAAGATAAAGTGACAGATGTTAAGCGGGGTTACGGGGAAGGAAATGAACGTCCAGCTGATTATTTAGATGGCTTTGTTCAGTTTATACGTGACAATATGAACGAAATTCCTGCTCTACAAATTGTCTGTACAAGGCCGAAATATTTAACACGTAAGGATTTACGTGAAATTGAGGTGATTCTTGCAACAAAACACTTCAAGGAAGATCATTTACAAACGGCATGGAAGCAGGCAAAAAATGAAGAAATTGCAGCAGATATTATTAGCTTTATTCGCCAAGCAGCATTAGGGGAAGCGCTGGTATCAACAGAAATGCGTGTGAAAAATGCTATGAGTAAAGTCTATTCAATGCATGATTGGGCACCACGCCAGCGTAAGTGGTTGGAGCGGATTGAAAAGCAATTAATTGAAATGCCAGTTCTTGCACCAAAGCCAGAAGATGCGTTTTCGGAAGAACCATTCAAAAGCCAAGGTGGATATACTAGATTGAAAAAAGAGCTTGGTGAAGAGTTAGACCAAGTAGTTCAAATAATTAACGATAACTTATACGTAAGTTAA
- a CDS encoding N-6 DNA methylase, giving the protein MDKKKYIELQKKDYTNFEWTLTNSLRAFCVPDEYLVKGVSVAFLTLLWKQTEEKEKTTLALVISEKVKDETTEHYLNNVAFEFGNLIFDLTDKYEEEVLISYILFAEPNLYSAVSNYATPSGIIKLALNILDIKPGDKVLDMGSGLNNFLITANMNENSAYYFGIEIHTQSIVVANIRGLVAENDIKVVQGDMLAKSCEKFEANKIFSNYPIGMKLAQLKQKIDVNPTLRNYFGNMKRNISSDWIYNFAVLDNLDDSGRAVVIMSNSGTWNSSDEMIRKYFIESGNIEGVILLPERLLTGTGIPVTLLVLGKSKSQTVKMVDASSIYTKGRRQNTLEENDIAHIMKYYNSDSEFSRSVSIEEIAKEEYLLNPQRFILTLNETIDGIPFEDLCIRISRGAQIKSSELDELATSESTGFHYLMLQNINEGLIEEDLPSLKFIDKRYEKHCIQNNNLILSKIGFPFKVGLAKVGLNEKILANGNLYFIELDESKVNPVFVKAYLESEPGQAQLSKLSKGSAMKSISIRDLNQLKIPRLPQKEQLEIASQYLDLCDDIVILQKQLEKIKDKKANLLNQVGEREGDENIE; this is encoded by the coding sequence TTGGATAAAAAGAAATATATTGAATTGCAAAAAAAAGATTACACTAATTTTGAATGGACGCTTACAAATTCACTGAGAGCTTTTTGTGTACCAGACGAGTACTTAGTAAAGGGAGTGTCTGTTGCATTTTTAACTTTACTTTGGAAGCAAACAGAAGAAAAGGAAAAGACAACTTTAGCATTAGTGATTTCTGAGAAGGTTAAAGACGAAACAACTGAACACTATTTGAACAATGTAGCTTTTGAATTTGGAAATCTGATTTTTGATTTGACAGATAAATATGAAGAAGAAGTCCTTATTTCATATATATTGTTTGCGGAACCGAACCTTTATTCAGCGGTGAGTAATTATGCAACACCAAGTGGAATAATCAAGTTAGCACTTAATATTCTCGATATTAAACCAGGTGATAAAGTGTTAGATATGGGTTCAGGTTTAAACAACTTTTTGATCACTGCAAATATGAATGAAAATTCTGCTTATTATTTTGGTATTGAAATTCATACACAATCAATAGTTGTTGCCAATATCAGAGGTTTGGTTGCTGAAAATGATATTAAAGTAGTTCAGGGAGATATGCTGGCAAAATCATGCGAAAAATTTGAAGCGAACAAAATCTTTTCTAATTATCCAATTGGGATGAAATTGGCACAGTTGAAACAAAAAATTGATGTTAATCCTACTTTAAGAAATTATTTTGGGAATATGAAGAGAAATATTTCCTCAGATTGGATCTATAACTTTGCAGTATTAGATAATCTTGACGATTCTGGGAGAGCGGTTGTAATTATGTCGAATTCGGGTACATGGAATAGTTCGGATGAAATGATTCGCAAATATTTTATTGAATCTGGAAATATCGAAGGTGTAATTTTACTTCCAGAACGTCTTCTCACAGGAACTGGAATACCTGTAACTTTGTTGGTTCTTGGGAAAAGTAAAAGTCAGACAGTGAAAATGGTAGATGCATCTTCAATTTATACAAAAGGCAGACGCCAGAATACCCTAGAAGAAAATGATATTGCTCATATCATGAAATATTATAATAGTGATTCAGAATTTAGTAGATCTGTTTCAATTGAAGAAATTGCAAAAGAGGAATATTTACTAAATCCACAGAGATTTATTCTAACTTTGAATGAGACGATTGATGGTATTCCTTTTGAGGATCTTTGTATTCGAATTTCTAGAGGTGCACAAATTAAATCCTCTGAATTAGACGAACTTGCAACTTCTGAATCTACAGGATTCCATTATTTAATGCTTCAGAATATTAACGAAGGGTTGATAGAGGAAGATTTACCAAGTTTAAAGTTTATCGATAAGCGCTATGAGAAACATTGTATTCAGAATAATAATTTGATTTTATCGAAAATAGGTTTTCCATTTAAGGTTGGTCTAGCCAAAGTTGGATTAAATGAAAAAATTCTAGCAAATGGAAATCTTTACTTTATTGAATTAGACGAAAGTAAGGTTAATCCTGTATTTGTTAAAGCCTATTTAGAGAGCGAACCGGGACAGGCTCAACTTTCGAAACTTTCGAAAGGTTCAGCTATGAAAAGTATCAGTATTCGAGATCTTAACCAATTGAAAATTCCGAGACTTCCGCAGAAAGAGCAGTTGGAAATTGCATCTCAATATCTTGATCTCTGCGATGATATCGTAATCCTTCAAAAACAACTTGAAAAAATTAAAGACAAAAAAGCAAATTTGTTAAATCAAGTAGGGGAGCGTGAGGGAGATGAAAATATCGAATGA
- a CDS encoding GIY-YIG nuclease family protein encodes MTFGKTIKMFLIDGDPSGRLTCELSNWTGLAYRIPRTEVKKCADRPNLNSTGVYMLFGRNEDDKEAVYIGEAEEVYERLQYHLREKDFWNEVIVFISKDENLNKAHIKYIENKLYERAKATNRYFVMNGNIPPMPSISEPDRAEMDEYISNLMMMVNTLGHKLFEEIKDNAEIHENDIFFIEAARGAKANGIQTQEGFVVLNGSKIATDYVNSYSERSIAKRNELIQSERVTVINGEFIVMEDLLFTSPSAAADIVMGRSANGLTEWKNKFGRSLKELQ; translated from the coding sequence ATGACTTTTGGAAAGACAATAAAAATGTTTCTAATAGATGGAGATCCGAGTGGGCGTTTAACTTGTGAGCTTTCGAATTGGACAGGTTTAGCTTATCGAATCCCTCGTACTGAGGTGAAGAAATGCGCGGATCGACCTAATTTAAATTCGACAGGTGTATACATGTTATTTGGTCGCAATGAGGATGATAAAGAGGCCGTATACATTGGTGAAGCAGAAGAAGTATATGAGAGATTACAATATCACTTACGAGAAAAAGACTTTTGGAACGAAGTTATCGTTTTTATTAGTAAAGACGAAAACCTAAATAAAGCCCACATTAAATACATCGAAAATAAATTATATGAAAGAGCGAAAGCAACAAATCGTTATTTCGTGATGAATGGAAATATCCCTCCAATGCCTTCTATATCAGAACCAGATCGTGCGGAAATGGATGAATATATTAGTAACCTTATGATGATGGTAAATACGCTTGGACATAAGTTATTTGAGGAAATTAAAGACAATGCTGAAATTCACGAAAATGATATTTTCTTTATTGAAGCTGCTCGTGGTGCGAAAGCAAATGGAATTCAAACTCAGGAGGGTTTTGTTGTCTTAAATGGTTCTAAAATTGCAACGGATTATGTTAATTCCTATTCAGAACGTTCAATTGCTAAAAGAAATGAACTAATACAGTCAGAAAGAGTAACAGTTATTAATGGTGAATTTATTGTGATGGAGGATCTTTTGTTTACGAGTCCTTCTGCAGCAGCTGATATTGTTATGGGACGAAGTGCGAATGGGTTGACGGAGTGGAAGAATAAATTTGGTAGAAGCTTAAAAGAATTGCAGTAA
- a CDS encoding reverse transcriptase domain-containing protein, with protein MNRSNGPRRLHGLSSSSEINWSKYKKKEYLHFDKRVDIKNDEHMQAKIQDPSWVASYAFLPSIHFEIVFKKYITLKNEKGEKYKKPDKKPREIYYAAHKDSLIYKYYGDLLNNAYNHYASNKDINEIAVAYRNNKRGKNNIDFAYEVFDFLLKQDQSIVIALDFKSFFDNINHKSLKQKIKRVLNVEELPKDWYKIFKNITRYSYVEKADIEEFLLDKYGRKKLRKIRSKLPKIMNPTEFRQFKEGKIKVNQNFYGIPQGSGMSAVCSNVHLIDFDKEVLEWSKQKHPEALYRRYCDDLIIVIPTANATVELLEEWKNEFLIQIDRYKDDGLIIQEKKTEMRLYRDKTIYNEKMEISPLDYLGFVIDKNIIKIREKSLFKYYSRAYKKTKTSKRIAYATNRPGPKRELYDLYTHLGHKYLGYGNFNAYAKKAHKMMKELPCKSYIRKQTKRHWVKIHNKLNN; from the coding sequence TTGAATAGAAGTAATGGGCCGCGACGATTACATGGCCTTTCTAGCTCTTCTGAAATTAATTGGTCAAAATACAAGAAAAAGGAATATCTACACTTTGATAAACGTGTAGATATAAAAAATGATGAGCATATGCAAGCGAAAATCCAAGACCCATCTTGGGTAGCTTCATATGCTTTTTTGCCGTCCATTCATTTCGAAATTGTATTTAAAAAATATATAACTTTAAAAAATGAAAAGGGAGAAAAATATAAGAAGCCAGACAAGAAGCCACGTGAAATATATTACGCTGCTCATAAAGATAGTCTCATTTACAAATATTACGGAGACTTACTTAACAATGCATATAACCACTATGCTTCTAATAAAGATATTAATGAGATAGCTGTCGCCTATCGAAATAATAAGCGCGGTAAAAATAACATTGATTTTGCATATGAGGTGTTTGATTTTCTTTTGAAGCAAGATCAATCAATAGTTATAGCATTAGATTTTAAAAGCTTTTTTGATAATATTAATCACAAATCACTTAAGCAAAAAATTAAACGTGTATTAAACGTAGAAGAGTTACCAAAAGATTGGTACAAAATTTTTAAAAATATCACTCGTTATTCATATGTAGAAAAGGCGGATATAGAAGAGTTTTTGCTTGATAAGTATGGAAGAAAGAAATTGAGAAAGATTCGGTCTAAATTGCCTAAAATTATGAACCCAACTGAATTTAGGCAATTTAAAGAAGGGAAAATTAAAGTGAATCAGAATTTTTATGGAATACCCCAAGGTTCTGGTATGAGTGCAGTTTGTTCTAATGTGCATTTAATCGACTTCGATAAAGAAGTACTTGAATGGTCTAAGCAGAAGCATCCAGAAGCATTATATAGAAGATATTGCGATGATCTTATAATTGTAATACCTACAGCTAATGCTACTGTAGAACTACTTGAAGAGTGGAAAAATGAATTTTTGATTCAAATTGACCGCTATAAAGACGATGGTCTAATTATTCAAGAAAAGAAGACGGAGATGCGCTTATATAGAGATAAGACAATTTATAATGAAAAGATGGAAATTAGTCCATTAGATTATTTAGGCTTCGTTATAGATAAAAATATTATTAAGATTAGAGAAAAAAGTTTATTCAAGTATTATTCCCGTGCATATAAGAAAACTAAAACGAGTAAACGAATAGCTTATGCTACTAACCGACCTGGCCCGAAAAGAGAGTTATATGATTTATATACGCATCTTGGTCATAAATATCTTGGTTATGGTAACTTTAATGCATATGCGAAAAAAGCGCATAAAATGATGAAAGAGTTACCTTGTAAATCATATATCAGGAAGCAAACTAAGAGACATTGGGTGAAAATTCATAATAAGTTAAATAATTAG
- a CDS encoding HNH endonuclease yields the protein MSMKRPLVINEVVNNKQLCGVFLCAPQGGMRKSNRTNTLTLISDKTKLYDDKVVDDIYHYTGMGQSGDQKMSGQNLTLAESDINGVEVHFFEVMKPREYTYRGQVELAGEPYQGQQKDQDGRQRLVWIFPLRLKDSKAKFTKLPSPKNDKQELEEEFNEIQQIENLPILQTEKERLIKGRIGQGKFKKLLFDRECKCALCGVTDPRVLIASHIKPWSTSTNEERLDVNNGLLLCPNHDALFDKHLISFDLQGKIVISQTLDETARMFLNIHDGLRVKLNEKQLGYMKEHYQKLN from the coding sequence ATGAGTATGAAACGTCCGTTAGTAATCAATGAAGTTGTAAATAATAAGCAACTTTGTGGGGTGTTTTTATGTGCGCCGCAGGGGGGAATGCGTAAATCGAATCGTACTAATACGTTGACGCTTATTTCGGATAAGACGAAGCTTTATGATGACAAGGTAGTAGATGATATTTATCATTATACAGGTATGGGCCAGAGTGGTGATCAGAAAATGAGCGGTCAAAATTTAACATTAGCTGAATCAGACATTAATGGAGTCGAGGTTCATTTTTTTGAGGTAATGAAGCCGAGAGAATATACATATCGAGGACAGGTAGAGCTTGCTGGCGAGCCTTATCAGGGGCAGCAAAAGGATCAAGATGGAAGGCAGCGTCTTGTATGGATTTTCCCTCTGCGCTTAAAGGATAGTAAAGCAAAGTTTACAAAATTACCATCTCCTAAGAATGATAAGCAAGAACTAGAAGAAGAATTTAATGAAATTCAGCAAATTGAAAACCTACCAATACTTCAAACTGAAAAAGAACGCCTAATCAAAGGGCGCATAGGTCAGGGGAAGTTTAAAAAATTACTTTTCGATCGTGAATGTAAATGTGCATTATGTGGTGTAACCGATCCACGAGTTTTGATAGCTAGTCATATTAAACCATGGAGCACTTCTACAAATGAGGAGCGTCTTGACGTGAATAATGGATTATTACTTTGTCCAAATCATGATGCATTGTTTGATAAACATTTAATTTCGTTTGATTTACAAGGAAAGATTGTGATATCACAAACATTAGATGAAACAGCTCGAATGTTTTTGAATATTCATGATGGGTTGCGAGTAAAGTTGAATGAAAAGCAATTAGGTTATATGAAGGAGCATTATCAAAAATTAAATTAA
- a CDS encoding cell division protein FtsK: protein MDKSYIKKYLNQSLNMALAMNGESTYTNSFYVEVRDDGFLFVPRTPAGYLIDDDLYQKIFIIANASLYPRYTLLKQNSAYFIPLDTDDIHVQRALFFPWFIGISERLVLSDLMRLLKENKSNQIPIMKNLKINFNKVTGIIISGNSGSGKSYFLTYLLEILNEISELIIIDPKFDTPSRWARNHNIAVIHPENNRSKSDFVSQVNESLSSVLNIIYQRQEILYENPAYEFEHLTVVIDEVLALSEGVNKQIKDSFMSLLSSIALLGRSTRCHLVLVSQRFDFNAVPVSVREQANVLVQIGNISSKTTQFLFPDLNPEGIVIPIGKGTGLIQVIDDEHPYQVLPLLTPTFYMERGIL, encoded by the coding sequence ATGGATAAGTCTTACATTAAAAAATATTTGAATCAGAGTTTAAATATGGCTCTTGCGATGAATGGAGAATCAACATACACTAATTCATTTTATGTAGAAGTTCGAGATGACGGATTTTTATTCGTCCCTCGTACTCCTGCGGGTTATCTAATTGATGATGATTTATACCAAAAGATTTTTATTATTGCAAATGCCAGTCTTTATCCAAGGTATACACTTTTAAAACAAAATTCAGCTTATTTTATTCCTCTAGATACGGATGATATTCATGTACAGCGTGCATTGTTCTTCCCTTGGTTTATAGGGATTAGTGAAAGATTAGTTTTATCAGATTTGATGAGGTTGCTGAAAGAAAATAAATCTAACCAAATTCCAATTATGAAAAATCTAAAAATAAATTTCAACAAAGTGACTGGGATAATTATTTCAGGAAATTCGGGGAGTGGTAAGTCATATTTTTTAACTTATTTACTTGAGATACTGAACGAAATTTCTGAACTAATAATTATCGATCCAAAGTTTGATACTCCATCCAGATGGGCTAGAAATCATAACATCGCGGTAATTCACCCTGAAAATAACCGTTCGAAAAGTGATTTTGTTAGTCAAGTCAATGAATCTCTAAGTTCTGTGCTAAACATTATTTATCAGCGACAAGAAATATTATACGAAAACCCTGCATATGAGTTTGAACATTTGACCGTAGTTATTGATGAAGTTTTAGCATTATCAGAAGGAGTGAACAAACAAATTAAAGATTCCTTTATGTCATTGCTTAGTTCTATTGCCTTACTAGGGCGTTCAACACGGTGTCATTTAGTATTAGTATCGCAGCGTTTTGATTTTAATGCGGTTCCTGTAAGTGTACGAGAACAAGCAAATGTTCTAGTTCAGATTGGTAATATTAGCAGCAAGACAACCCAATTCTTGTTTCCGGATTTAAATCCTGAGGGTATTGTAATTCCCATAGGGAAAGGAACGGGATTAATACAAGTCATTGATGATGAACATCCTTATCAAGTTTTACCGCTGCTCACACCTACTTTTTATATGGAAAGAGGTATTCTGTGA
- a CDS encoding Rep family protein produces the protein MEPLKIAAIIHDKDMNEEGNSVEKHVHVVLQFENQRSLERLAKLLNEPQISSFQQWRGNVNNAYSYLVHQTKEAKGKYQYQLEEVKANFDYPALMRDITQKIEQKIKMKDSEIIKSLLDQLGTGELSKDEVILNLTGSQFAKAKKQINDVYQQVQEQKSKVWLDEQKSKNEPITVIWIYGTSGTGKTALAKKYADEQNVKYFITGSSRDSFQHYDGEHLVILDELRPTTFNYDDLLKMLDPFGENPKAPSRFFDKSLMIDIFIITSPYSPKQFYDEIFRHKKTVDSFGQLQRRITFVQFITQDYFEMQNYNDLEKKYISVEDTRQKNYLLKKLKEKYNTNGRQTYDKFNQFLNK, from the coding sequence TTGGAACCTTTAAAAATTGCTGCAATTATACATGATAAAGATATGAATGAAGAAGGGAACTCGGTTGAAAAACATGTTCATGTAGTATTACAGTTTGAAAACCAAAGGAGTTTAGAAAGACTTGCAAAGCTTTTAAACGAACCACAAATATCATCCTTTCAACAGTGGAGAGGAAATGTTAACAATGCTTACTCTTATCTTGTTCATCAAACAAAAGAAGCAAAAGGCAAATATCAATATCAGCTTGAGGAAGTAAAAGCTAATTTTGATTATCCTGCATTGATGAGAGATATAACCCAAAAAATCGAACAGAAAATTAAAATGAAAGATAGTGAAATTATTAAAAGCTTGCTTGATCAATTAGGAACAGGCGAACTATCAAAAGATGAAGTTATCTTAAATTTGACAGGTTCACAATTTGCTAAGGCAAAAAAGCAGATCAATGATGTCTATCAGCAGGTACAAGAACAAAAATCTAAAGTTTGGTTAGATGAGCAGAAAAGTAAAAATGAACCGATTACGGTTATATGGATATATGGGACTTCTGGAACTGGAAAAACAGCTCTAGCTAAAAAATACGCAGATGAACAAAATGTAAAGTATTTTATTACAGGTTCATCCAGGGATAGTTTTCAACATTATGATGGCGAACATCTTGTGATTTTAGATGAGTTGAGACCAACTACTTTTAATTATGATGATTTATTGAAAATGCTTGATCCTTTTGGAGAAAATCCCAAAGCTCCAAGCCGTTTTTTTGATAAATCTCTAATGATTGATATATTCATCATCACTTCTCCATATAGCCCAAAACAATTTTATGATGAAATTTTCAGACATAAAAAAACGGTTGATTCATTTGGACAACTTCAGAGAAGAATTACTTTCGTTCAATTTATAACTCAAGATTATTTTGAAATGCAAAATTATAATGACTTAGAAAAAAAATATATTTCTGTTGAAGATACTAGACAAAAAAATTATTTACTTAAAAAACTTAAAGAGAAATATAATACCAATGGTAGACAAACTTATGATAAATTCAATCAGTTTTTAAATAAATAG
- a CDS encoding helix-turn-helix domain-containing protein, which translates to MNQRYEFTFPKEWFSLKEAANYAGVSYNTFKKFRLLGLKVCEIEGIKRVAKKEIDRFLEEYSS; encoded by the coding sequence TTGAATCAAAGATATGAATTCACCTTTCCAAAGGAATGGTTCTCGTTAAAAGAAGCAGCTAATTACGCTGGGGTCTCATACAACACATTCAAAAAATTTCGTTTACTTGGCTTAAAAGTATGTGAAATTGAGGGCATAAAACGAGTAGCAAAAAAAGAAATCGATCGCTTTTTAGAAGAATACAGCTCTTAA